Proteins co-encoded in one Streptomyces sp. NBC_01283 genomic window:
- a CDS encoding DUF47 domain-containing protein: protein MRFRLTPRETSFYDMFAASADNIVTGSKLLMELLGADASARAEIAERMRAAEHAGDDATHAIFHQLNSSFITPFDREDIYNLASCLDDIMDFMEEAVDLVVLYQVEELPKGVEQQIEVLSRAAELTAEAMPNLRTMDNLTEYWIEVNRLENQADQIHRKLLAQLFNGKYDAIEVLKLKQIVDVLEEAADAFEHVANTVETIAVKES from the coding sequence GTGCGCTTTCGTCTGACCCCCAGGGAGACGAGCTTCTACGACATGTTCGCCGCATCCGCGGACAACATTGTCACGGGCTCGAAGCTCCTGATGGAACTGCTCGGGGCTGACGCCTCCGCCCGAGCCGAGATCGCAGAGCGTATGCGGGCCGCGGAGCACGCTGGAGATGACGCTACCCATGCGATCTTCCACCAGCTGAACTCCTCCTTCATCACGCCTTTCGACCGCGAGGACATCTACAACCTGGCGTCCTGCCTCGACGACATCATGGACTTCATGGAGGAGGCCGTCGACCTGGTCGTCCTTTACCAGGTCGAGGAACTCCCCAAGGGAGTCGAGCAGCAGATCGAGGTCCTGTCGCGAGCCGCCGAGCTCACGGCCGAGGCCATGCCGAATCTGCGGACGATGGACAACCTCACCGAGTACTGGATCGAGGTCAACCGTCTGGAGAACCAGGCCGACCAGATTCACCGCAAGCTTCTCGCGCAGCTCTTCAACGGCAAGTACGACGCCATAGAGGTGCTGAAGCTGAAGCAGATCGTCGACGTGCTCGAAGAGGCGGCCGACGCGTTCGAGCACGTCGCGAACACGGTGGAGACCATCGCGGTCAAGGAGTCCTGA
- a CDS encoding metal-sensitive transcriptional regulator, translated as MTTTEPAGVAMNTEAPSEPGGHDQGVHGYHKQKDEHLKRLRRIEGQIRGLQRMVEEDVYCIDILTQVSAGTKALQSFALQLLEEHLRHCVADAAVKGGDEIDAKVEEATKAIARMMRT; from the coding sequence ATGACGACCACCGAGCCGGCCGGTGTGGCCATGAACACCGAAGCGCCCTCCGAGCCCGGCGGCCACGACCAGGGTGTCCACGGCTACCACAAGCAGAAGGACGAGCACCTCAAGCGGCTGCGCCGCATCGAGGGCCAGATCCGCGGCCTCCAGCGCATGGTCGAGGAGGACGTCTACTGCATCGACATACTCACCCAGGTCTCCGCCGGCACGAAGGCCCTGCAGTCCTTCGCCCTCCAGCTCCTGGAGGAGCACCTGCGGCACTGCGTGGCGGACGCGGCGGTCAAGGGCGGCGACGAGATCGACGCGAAGGTCGAAGAGGCGACGAAGGCCATCGCCCGGATGATGCGGACCTGA
- the pstA gene encoding phosphate ABC transporter permease PstA: MSATIVKPTSLRGARLPRWTPAVVALGSAAVAIGIGAGAGLDSRIQWGLIAAILYVGASYALAVAVEGGRQAKDRLATSMVWVMFLLAVVPLASLIYETVQRGSNVFNGYFLTHSMGVVADDEPGGGIYHAIIGTLEQVLLASAIAVPIGLLTAIYLVEYGRGKLSKVVTFFVDVMTGIPSIVAGLFVLSFWILILGFDFSGWAGAMALAILMMPVVVRSTEEMLKLVPNELREASLALGIPKWRTILKVVLPTAIGGITTGVMLAVARIAGETAPVLLLVWVNPMINTNPFEGSQASLPLYIYQQYAAGNQAGYDRAWAAALALIGFIMILNMAARGVARWKAPKTGR, translated from the coding sequence ATGAGCGCCACCATCGTCAAGCCCACGAGCCTGCGGGGCGCCCGACTCCCGCGCTGGACACCGGCCGTCGTCGCACTCGGCTCCGCCGCCGTCGCCATCGGCATCGGCGCGGGGGCCGGCCTGGACAGCCGCATCCAGTGGGGCCTGATCGCGGCCATCCTCTACGTCGGCGCCTCGTACGCCCTCGCGGTCGCCGTCGAGGGCGGACGCCAGGCCAAGGACCGCCTCGCCACCTCGATGGTGTGGGTGATGTTCCTGCTGGCCGTCGTCCCGCTGGCCTCGCTGATCTACGAGACCGTCCAGCGCGGCTCGAACGTCTTCAACGGCTACTTCCTGACCCACTCCATGGGTGTGGTCGCGGACGACGAGCCCGGTGGCGGCATCTATCACGCGATCATCGGCACCCTGGAGCAGGTGCTCCTGGCCTCCGCGATCGCCGTGCCGATCGGCCTGCTCACCGCGATCTACCTCGTCGAGTACGGGCGCGGGAAGCTCTCCAAGGTCGTCACGTTCTTCGTGGACGTCATGACCGGCATCCCGTCGATCGTCGCGGGCCTGTTCGTCCTCAGCTTCTGGATCCTGATCCTGGGCTTCGACTTCTCCGGCTGGGCCGGCGCCATGGCGCTCGCCATCCTGATGATGCCGGTGGTCGTGCGCTCCACGGAGGAGATGCTCAAGCTCGTCCCGAACGAGCTGCGGGAGGCGTCACTCGCCCTCGGCATCCCGAAGTGGCGGACCATCCTCAAGGTGGTCCTGCCCACCGCGATCGGCGGCATCACCACCGGCGTCATGCTCGCGGTCGCCCGTATCGCGGGCGAGACCGCACCGGTGCTGCTCCTGGTCTGGGTCAACCCCATGATCAACACGAACCCGTTCGAAGGCTCGCAGGCCTCGCTGCCGCTGTACATCTACCAGCAGTACGCGGCAGGCAACCAGGCCGGTTACGACCGCGCCTGGGCGGCGGCGCTCGCCCTCATCGGCTTCATCATGATCCTCAACATGGCGGCACGCGGCGTAGCCCGCTGGAAGGCCCCCAAGACAGGTCGCTGA
- the pstB gene encoding phosphate ABC transporter ATP-binding protein PstB, which translates to MAKRIDVSGLTAYYSSHKAIEDISMTVEPRSVTAFIGPSGCGKSTFLRTLNRMHEVTTGGRVEGKVLLDDEDLYGPGVDPVAVRRTIGMVFQRPNPFPTMSIFDNVAAGLKLNGSYKKSELNNIVEKSLKGANLWNEVKDRLNKPGSGLSGGQQQRLCIARAIAVEPQVLLMDEPCSALDPISTLAIEDLIGELKERFTIVIVTHNMQQAARVSDRTAFFNLAAVGQPGKLVEIDETERIFSNPSVQATEDYISGRFG; encoded by the coding sequence ATGGCCAAGCGAATCGACGTATCGGGCCTGACCGCTTACTACAGCTCCCACAAGGCCATCGAGGACATCTCGATGACCGTGGAGCCCCGCTCCGTGACGGCCTTCATCGGCCCCTCCGGCTGCGGCAAGTCCACCTTCCTGCGCACCCTCAACCGCATGCACGAGGTCACCACCGGTGGCCGCGTCGAGGGCAAGGTGCTCCTGGACGACGAGGACCTCTACGGTCCCGGTGTCGACCCGGTCGCCGTGCGCCGCACCATCGGCATGGTGTTCCAGCGCCCCAACCCGTTCCCGACGATGTCGATCTTCGACAACGTGGCGGCGGGCCTGAAGCTGAACGGCTCGTACAAGAAGAGCGAGCTGAACAACATCGTCGAGAAGTCCCTCAAGGGCGCCAACCTCTGGAACGAGGTCAAGGACCGCCTGAACAAGCCCGGCTCCGGCCTCTCCGGCGGCCAGCAGCAGCGCCTCTGCATCGCGCGGGCCATCGCGGTCGAGCCCCAGGTGCTCCTGATGGACGAGCCCTGCTCGGCCCTCGACCCGATCTCGACGCTCGCGATCGAGGACCTGATCGGCGAGCTGAAGGAGCGCTTCACGATCGTCATCGTGACGCACAACATGCAGCAGGCGGCGCGCGTCTCGGACCGCACGGCCTTCTTCAACCTCGCGGCGGTCGGCCAGCCCGGCAAGCTCGTCGAGATCGACGAGACGGAGCGGATCTTCTCCAACCCGTCCGTGCAGGCGACCGAGGACTACATCTCGGGCCGCTTCGGCTAG
- a CDS encoding CHAD domain-containing protein: MAQLNHETTTGDVLSAYLQGQATEFLRSLRLHRESSTDAQGAEVSLEAAQALRRAARRIGGTLHTFRPLLDQEWASGLRPELAWLSGTLAREHAFGARLERLLDALHRLSGTPTVPAPAAVPAAGRRSAGRWGSPRSNGAEGGGGWAQPPVPGADEPGGTPRGLTVGAAKAAALLERQLTLARTRAHSAALQAFGSSRFHAVADNVAVLASEVPLRSNTPEDLKPLAARAEEDLAEAVAALPLGQAGHPYNAEALTHGLAADAAPEAQDAPWLKTRALLRLHRYAQEVLTAGPGADLRLADAGHALDRHREAADAASAAASAARTPRIAPATAYALGVLHADQRHEVEAARFAFHQAWLRETEAVSTR, translated from the coding sequence GTGGCACAGCTAAACCATGAGACGACGACAGGCGATGTCCTGTCGGCCTATCTGCAGGGCCAGGCCACGGAGTTCCTGCGCTCGCTGCGGCTGCACCGCGAGTCGTCGACGGACGCGCAGGGCGCCGAGGTGTCCCTGGAGGCGGCCCAGGCCCTGCGCCGGGCGGCCCGCCGCATCGGCGGCACCCTGCACACCTTCCGTCCGCTCCTGGACCAGGAGTGGGCGTCAGGCCTGCGTCCCGAACTGGCCTGGCTGTCCGGCACGTTGGCCCGGGAGCACGCGTTCGGGGCGCGCCTGGAGCGGCTCCTCGACGCCTTGCACCGCTTGTCGGGCACGCCCACGGTCCCGGCACCGGCAGCCGTCCCCGCTGCGGGCAGGCGGTCCGCGGGGCGATGGGGGTCCCCCCGCTCGAACGGAGCTGAGGGTGGGGGAGGGTGGGCGCAGCCCCCGGTGCCGGGCGCCGATGAACCCGGCGGGACCCCAAGGGGCCTGACGGTAGGCGCAGCCAAAGCAGCGGCGCTCCTGGAGCGCCAGCTGACCCTCGCCCGCACGCGCGCCCACTCCGCCGCCCTCCAGGCCTTCGGCTCCTCCCGCTTCCACGCGGTCGCGGACAACGTCGCCGTACTGGCCAGCGAGGTGCCCCTCAGGAGCAACACCCCGGAGGACCTGAAGCCGCTCGCGGCGCGGGCCGAGGAAGACCTCGCCGAAGCGGTCGCCGCGCTCCCCCTGGGGCAGGCGGGCCACCCGTACAACGCGGAAGCGCTGACGCACGGCCTCGCCGCCGATGCCGCGCCCGAGGCGCAGGACGCCCCCTGGCTGAAGACCCGCGCCCTCCTGCGCCTGCACAGGTACGCCCAGGAGGTCCTCACCGCGGGCCCCGGCGCCGACCTCCGCCTCGCGGACGCGGGCCACGCCCTGGACCGCCACCGCGAGGCCGCGGACGCCGCATCGGCCGCGGCGTCGGCCGCCCGCACCCCCCGCATCGCCCCGGCGACCGCGTACGCCCTCGGTGTCCTGCACGCCGACCAGCGCCACGAGGTGGAAGCGGCCCGCTTCGCGTTCCACCAGGCCTGGCTCCGGGAGACGGAGGCGGTGAGCACCCGGTGA
- the pstC gene encoding phosphate ABC transporter permease subunit PstC: MDIPSSTTAPPPLNDVKPSGITPKSPRRSATRPGDRIFLGLSRGSGIALLAIMAAIAAFLTYRAALALSENTGSFLTTFEWDPAGATTGGKPYFGIAVLVFGTVVSSIIALVIAVPVAIGIALFISHYAPRKLATPIAFVIDLLAAVPSIVYGLWGALVVAPNLTGLYSWLDDYFGWTGVFEYQGGAPRSLMTVGILLAIMILPIITNVSREVFLQVPKMHEEAALALGATRWETIRMSVLPFARSGVISASMLGLGRALGETIAVATVLSPSFVINASVLDFGGGTFAQNIASKFNEATEYGRDALIASGLVLFIITLLVNGAARLIIARRKEYSGANA; encoded by the coding sequence ATGGATATACCAAGCAGTACGACAGCACCCCCACCCCTCAACGACGTGAAGCCCTCGGGCATCACCCCCAAGAGCCCCCGCCGCAGCGCCACCCGCCCCGGTGACCGGATCTTCCTCGGTCTCTCGCGCGGCTCCGGCATCGCGCTGCTGGCGATCATGGCCGCCATCGCGGCCTTCCTGACCTACCGTGCGGCCCTCGCGCTCTCGGAGAACACGGGCAGCTTCCTCACCACCTTCGAGTGGGACCCGGCCGGTGCGACCACCGGCGGCAAGCCGTACTTCGGCATCGCGGTCCTGGTCTTCGGCACCGTGGTGAGCTCGATCATCGCCCTGGTGATCGCCGTCCCCGTGGCCATCGGCATCGCGCTGTTCATCTCGCACTACGCACCGCGCAAGCTGGCCACCCCCATCGCCTTCGTGATCGACCTGCTGGCCGCCGTGCCGTCGATCGTCTACGGCCTCTGGGGCGCCCTCGTGGTCGCGCCCAACCTGACGGGCCTCTACAGCTGGCTCGACGACTACTTCGGCTGGACCGGCGTCTTCGAGTACCAGGGCGGCGCCCCGCGCTCCCTGATGACGGTGGGCATCCTGCTCGCGATCATGATCCTGCCGATCATCACGAACGTCAGCCGTGAGGTCTTCCTGCAGGTCCCGAAGATGCACGAGGAGGCCGCGCTCGCGCTCGGCGCCACGCGCTGGGAGACCATCCGCATGTCGGTGCTCCCCTTCGCCCGCTCGGGCGTCATCTCCGCCTCGATGCTGGGCCTGGGCCGCGCGCTCGGCGAGACGATCGCCGTCGCCACCGTGCTCTCCCCGAGCTTCGTGATCAACGCCTCCGTGCTCGACTTCGGCGGCGGCACGTTCGCGCAGAACATCGCCAGCAAGTTCAACGAGGCGACCGAGTACGGCCGTGACGCGCTCATCGCCTCCGGTCTGGTCCTCTTCATCATCACGCTGCTGGTCAACGGCGCGGCCCGCTTGATCATCGCGCGCCGCAAGGAGTACTCGGGGGCCAACGCATGA
- a CDS encoding inorganic phosphate transporter, whose amino-acid sequence MDTFALIVTIGVALGFTYTNGFHDSANAIATSVSTRALTPRAALAMAAVMNLAGAFMGSGVAKTVSKGLIETPEGNKGMWILFAALVGAIVWNLVTWYFGLPSSSSHALFGGMVGAALAGGIGVIWSGVLDKVVIPMFISPIVGLVAGYLVMCAIMWMFRKSNPHKAKRGFRIAQTVSAAGMALGHGLQDAQKTMGIVVMALVISDVQSADAPIPIWVKIACALMLSAGTYAGGWRIMRTLGRKIIELDPPQGFAAETTGAGIMFTTAFMFHAPISTTHVITSAIMGVGATKRVNAVRWGVAKNIILGWFITMPAAAIVAALSFWIVNLAFL is encoded by the coding sequence ATGGACACCTTTGCTTTGATCGTGACCATTGGCGTCGCGCTCGGATTTACGTACACGAATGGCTTTCACGACTCTGCGAACGCCATCGCCACTTCCGTCTCCACCCGTGCGCTGACGCCTCGCGCGGCACTCGCGATGGCCGCCGTCATGAACCTCGCCGGCGCCTTCATGGGCAGCGGGGTCGCCAAGACGGTCAGTAAGGGCCTGATCGAGACGCCCGAGGGCAACAAGGGAATGTGGATCCTCTTTGCCGCCCTGGTGGGCGCCATCGTGTGGAACCTCGTCACCTGGTACTTCGGGCTTCCTTCGTCCTCCTCCCACGCGCTCTTCGGTGGAATGGTCGGAGCCGCGCTCGCCGGTGGAATCGGGGTGATCTGGTCCGGAGTGCTCGACAAGGTCGTCATTCCGATGTTCATCTCGCCCATCGTCGGACTCGTCGCCGGTTATCTGGTGATGTGCGCGATCATGTGGATGTTCCGGAAGTCCAACCCGCACAAGGCCAAGCGCGGATTCCGTATCGCGCAGACGGTGTCCGCGGCCGGCATGGCGCTGGGTCACGGTCTGCAGGACGCGCAGAAGACCATGGGCATCGTGGTGATGGCCCTGGTCATCTCCGATGTGCAGAGCGCTGACGCGCCCATTCCGATCTGGGTCAAGATCGCCTGTGCGCTGATGCTCTCCGCGGGTACGTACGCGGGTGGCTGGCGCATCATGCGTACGCTCGGCCGCAAGATCATCGAGCTGGACCCGCCGCAGGGATTCGCCGCGGAGACGACGGGTGCGGGCATCATGTTCACCACCGCCTTCATGTTCCACGCGCCGATCTCCACCACGCACGTGATCACTTCCGCGATCATGGGTGTGGGCGCGACCAAGCGTGTGAACGCGGTGCGCTGGGGTGTCGCCAAGAACATCATCCTCGGCTGGTTCATCACGATGCCGGCAGCCGCGATTGTCGCTGCGCTGAGTTTCTGGATCGTGAACCTGGCGTTCTTGTAG
- a CDS encoding NUDIX hydrolase — protein sequence MTRPAGGVVLAAGCVLWRRSPFDGELEICLVHRPKYDDWSHPKGKLKRAESPLDGALREVEEETGHRCAPGARLPTARYLAQGRPKEVSYWAAEATEGHFTPNAEVDRIIWLPPAAARNRLTQPRDQQLVDALLSVLNPA from the coding sequence GTGACGCGCCCGGCGGGCGGAGTCGTCCTGGCCGCGGGCTGCGTCCTGTGGCGCCGCTCCCCGTTCGACGGCGAGCTGGAGATCTGCCTGGTCCACCGCCCCAAGTACGACGACTGGTCGCACCCCAAGGGCAAGCTGAAGCGAGCCGAGAGCCCCCTCGACGGCGCCCTGCGCGAGGTCGAGGAGGAGACAGGCCACCGCTGCGCCCCCGGCGCCCGGCTCCCCACGGCCCGCTATCTGGCCCAGGGCCGCCCCAAAGAGGTGAGCTACTGGGCCGCGGAGGCGACCGAAGGGCACTTCACGCCCAACGCCGAAGTGGACCGCATCATCTGGCTGCCGCCCGCCGCGGCCCGCAACCGGCTCACGCAACCCCGTGACCAGCAGCTTGTCGACGCCCTGCTCAGCGTCCTCAACCCGGCGTAA
- a CDS encoding FAD-binding oxidoreductase has product MERRTFIGTAAAATAAFATAGCSGSGGSGTGSGGGTASGSAGASRSGTPIRTSSAAASAAANLTALAKDLDGTLVKPGEAKWAAARQLYNTRYDSLKPTAVAYVANPDDIRTTLAYARAHHVPVSIRNGGHSYGGWSSGTGRLIVDVSKLNKTRASGSTATIGAGAKLIDVYRALAAKGVTIPAGSCPTVGISGLTLGGGHGVVSRAYGLTCDSLTSATLITADGKQLTASKSENKDLFWALRGAGNGNFGVVTELQFRTHAAPQGVSAYMSWPWSKAAAVIKAWQEWGPDQPDEIWSSAHLANTPGGTPTVSVACFSLGTYGELQNAVDRLADKIGAPARSVSLKRRSYEESMEVYAGCSSFASDAQCHLPGATPGRNAQGALNRETYAASSDFFDRSLSAAGIRALMSQVENVTGASGGSIALTALGGAINRVDPTATAFVHRRSRMLAQYIASWRPGTSGKPAQAWLKTAHGAMTRYASGAAYQNYADPTLTNWREAYYGSAAGRLKKLKKQYDPKRFFDFQQAL; this is encoded by the coding sequence ATGGAACGGCGTACGTTCATCGGCACCGCGGCGGCGGCAACGGCGGCCTTCGCGACGGCGGGCTGCAGCGGCTCCGGCGGAAGCGGCACCGGGAGCGGCGGAGGCACGGCCTCCGGGAGCGCGGGCGCCTCGCGCTCCGGCACCCCGATCCGTACGTCGAGCGCCGCGGCGTCCGCCGCGGCGAACCTCACCGCCCTCGCCAAGGACCTGGACGGCACCCTGGTCAAGCCGGGCGAGGCGAAGTGGGCAGCAGCGCGTCAGCTCTACAACACGCGCTACGACAGCCTGAAGCCGACGGCGGTCGCGTACGTGGCGAACCCCGACGACATACGCACGACCCTGGCGTACGCCCGCGCCCACCACGTCCCGGTCTCCATACGCAACGGCGGCCACTCCTACGGGGGTTGGTCGTCCGGCACGGGGCGCCTGATCGTCGACGTGTCGAAGCTGAACAAGACGCGCGCCAGTGGTTCGACGGCCACGATCGGCGCGGGCGCGAAGCTCATCGACGTCTACCGCGCGCTGGCGGCGAAGGGCGTGACGATCCCGGCGGGTTCCTGCCCGACCGTCGGCATCTCGGGCCTGACGCTGGGCGGCGGCCATGGAGTGGTGTCCCGGGCGTACGGCCTGACCTGCGACAGCCTCACGTCGGCGACGCTGATCACGGCGGACGGCAAGCAGCTGACGGCGAGCAAGAGCGAGAACAAGGACCTGTTCTGGGCGCTGCGCGGCGCGGGAAACGGGAACTTCGGTGTGGTGACGGAGCTCCAGTTCCGCACGCACGCGGCCCCGCAGGGCGTCTCGGCCTACATGAGCTGGCCCTGGTCGAAGGCGGCCGCCGTCATCAAGGCGTGGCAGGAGTGGGGCCCCGACCAGCCGGACGAGATCTGGTCGTCGGCGCACCTGGCGAACACCCCGGGCGGTACGCCCACCGTGTCGGTCGCCTGCTTCTCCCTCGGGACGTACGGGGAGCTCCAGAACGCGGTGGACCGTCTGGCCGACAAGATCGGCGCCCCGGCGCGCAGCGTGTCGTTGAAGCGGCGCTCGTACGAGGAGTCGATGGAGGTGTACGCGGGCTGCTCGTCGTTCGCGTCGGACGCCCAGTGCCACCTGCCCGGCGCGACGCCGGGACGGAACGCGCAGGGGGCCCTGAACCGCGAGACGTACGCGGCGAGTTCGGACTTCTTCGACCGCTCGCTCTCGGCGGCGGGCATCCGTGCACTGATGTCGCAGGTGGAGAACGTGACGGGCGCGAGCGGGGGCAGCATCGCGCTGACCGCCCTCGGCGGTGCGATCAACCGCGTCGACCCGACGGCCACGGCCTTCGTCCACCGCCGCTCACGGATGCTGGCGCAGTACATCGCGTCATGGCGCCCCGGCACCTCCGGAAAGCCGGCCCAGGCATGGCTGAAAACGGCTCATGGAGCGATGACCCGGTACGCATCCGGAGCGGCCTACCAGAACTACGCGGACCCCACCCTGACCAACTGGCGTGAGGCGTACTACGGTTCGGCGGCCGGCCGCCTGAAGAAGCTGAAGAAGCAGTACGACCCGAAGCGCTTCTTCGACTTCCAGCAGGCGCTGTAG
- the pstS gene encoding phosphate ABC transporter substrate-binding protein PstS encodes MKLQRKNRLRALSLGAIAVSGALALTACGSDDTSGGDGGTGKETNANANIKCDDAKGQLAASGSSAQKNAIDAWRKVYSTTCKDVQLNYNPTGSGAGITAFMQGQTAFAGSDSALKPEEIAASKKVCKNSQAIDLPMVGGPIAVGYNVPGVDNLVLDAETLAKIFDGKIKTWDDKAIKKLNPDAKLPSTKIQAFHRSDESGTTDNFTKYLKGAAPSAWAHEPGKSWVAKGGQSANGSSGVAGQVKQTAGAISYFELSYASDGISTVDLQTEAKEPVKATVDNASKAISEAKVVGKGKDLALELNYKPTAEGAYPITLVTYEVLCEKGNKAETLAATKSFLTYIASEDGQNVLKENDYAPIPAEIISKVRTTVAGLS; translated from the coding sequence GTGAAGCTTCAGCGCAAGAACCGGCTCCGCGCCCTCTCCCTCGGCGCCATCGCCGTCTCCGGCGCCCTGGCCCTCACGGCGTGCGGCTCCGATGACACGAGCGGCGGCGACGGTGGCACCGGCAAGGAGACCAACGCCAACGCCAACATCAAGTGCGATGACGCCAAGGGTCAGCTCGCGGCCTCCGGTTCGTCCGCGCAGAAGAACGCGATCGACGCCTGGCGCAAGGTCTACTCGACCACCTGCAAGGACGTTCAGCTGAACTACAACCCGACGGGTTCGGGCGCCGGCATCACCGCGTTCATGCAGGGCCAGACCGCCTTCGCGGGCTCCGACTCGGCGCTCAAGCCCGAGGAGATCGCGGCGTCGAAGAAGGTCTGCAAGAACAGCCAGGCCATCGACCTGCCGATGGTCGGCGGCCCGATCGCCGTCGGTTACAACGTGCCCGGTGTGGACAACCTCGTCCTGGACGCCGAGACCCTCGCCAAGATCTTCGACGGCAAGATCAAGACCTGGGACGACAAGGCGATCAAGAAGCTGAACCCCGACGCCAAGCTGCCCAGCACCAAGATCCAGGCGTTCCACCGCTCGGACGAGTCCGGCACCACGGACAACTTCACCAAGTACCTCAAGGGCGCGGCCCCGTCCGCCTGGGCGCACGAGCCCGGCAAGTCCTGGGTCGCCAAGGGCGGCCAGTCCGCCAACGGCTCCTCCGGTGTCGCGGGCCAGGTCAAGCAGACCGCCGGCGCCATCTCGTACTTCGAGCTCTCGTACGCCTCCGACGGCATCAGCACGGTCGACCTGCAGACCGAGGCCAAGGAGCCGGTGAAGGCCACCGTCGACAACGCCTCCAAGGCCATCTCCGAGGCCAAGGTCGTCGGCAAGGGCAAGGACCTCGCCCTGGAGCTGAACTACAAGCCCACCGCCGAGGGCGCCTACCCGATCACCCTGGTGACGTACGAGGTCCTCTGCGAGAAGGGCAACAAGGCCGAGACCCTGGCCGCGACCAAGTCCTTCCTGACCTACATCGCCAGCGAGGACGGCCAGAACGTCCTCAAGGAGAACGACTACGCGCCGATCCCGGCCGAGATCATCTCCAAGGTCCGCACGACCGTCGCGGGCCTGAGCTAG